The following coding sequences lie in one Globicephala melas chromosome 15, mGloMel1.2, whole genome shotgun sequence genomic window:
- the LOC132593546 gene encoding WAP four-disulfide core domain protein 2 yields the protein MPTCGYLGHLVATLFLGLLLPLPLLWPQVSTGAEKSGVCPALEADLNCTQECLSDGECADNLKCCRAGCATVCQMPNEKQGSCSKLDIACPQLSLCLNHCQVNSTCLAS from the exons ATGCCTACCTGCGGCTACCTCGGTCACCTAGTTGCCACCCTCTTCCTTGGCctgctgctgcccctccccctcctctggccCCAggtga GCACAGGAGCAGAGAAATCAGGCGTGTGCCCCGCGCTAGAGGCGGACCTGAACTGCACGCAGGAGTGCCTCTCGGATGGGGAATGCGCGGACAATCTCAAGTGCTGCCGGGCCGGCTGCGCCACCGTCTGCCAGATGCCCAATG AAAAGCAGGGTTCTTGCTCCAAGCTGGACATCGCCTGCCCCCAGCTCAGCCTCTGCCTGAACCACTGCCAGGTAAACAGCACGTGTCTGGCCAGTTGA